TGCCCCTATCTCATAATGGCTGTGGTAACCTTCTTAACAGCTTTATCAGGTCTTCGGTATATAGTTACTAACTGGGAGCTTTTTATACCACCGTATAAGCCAAAAGAAGATAAAATGACAGAAGATAATGAACAAAAAATAACAGTGCAACGCAAAAAATTGATTGGACATCGTATAAAAAAGGAAAAATAAAAAAGTTGATATGAACTGGAAAGAGTTTTTGTTCACAGGGCTTTATACTGGCTACTTCCCCAAAGGCTCGGGTACTGTTGGTGCGCTGTTAGCTTTATTATTATATGTAATTTTACATCAGCTATGTGGCAGATATGGGATTGTAGCAAATGTTATCCTTGTGGCGATTTTGACTTATCCTGCCATCAAATTGGGTGATGATGCTGAAATTTATTTTGCACAAAAAGACCCTCAGGAAGTTGTTCTTGATGAGATGCTTGGTTTCTGGGTTACCATGTCATTTCATCCATTTAGCTGGAGTGCAGCAGTTTTAGGCTTCTTTTTTTTCAGGCTGTTTGATATTATAAAACCTTTCCCCATACGCAAGCTGGAACATTTACGTGGTGGGCTTGGTATAATGATTGACGATATGATTGCAGGAGTGTATGCTAACATTACTATTGCTATTATTATGGTTGTCATGAAAGTGTATGGGATTGTACTTGTGTAATGAGTACAGGGTGTCGAAAAGGTAAATAGGCACACAAAGAAACATGCTTTGAGGTTACCAATGAAGCGTATTTATACTATTATTTTAATTTTTGCAATTGTACTTTTAACGTTTTATATTGCGTTTGCTCAAAAGATAATGGGCGATAGCTCTCATAAAAAAAATTACTGTATAGAATGCCATATTAAACTCAATGGCAAACCTCGTGCCGTGGTTCTGGAATGGGAAAACAGCATACATGCAAAAAATAATCTTGAATGCCAGATGTGTCATGGTGGCAATCCTGATGTGGATGATGCAAAAGCTGCAAAGGATAAAAAAACTAATTTTCTTGGAAAACCAAGAAAGAAAGATATACCTGAGTTTTGCGGAAGGGAAGGTTGCCATAATCAGGCGCTGGCACAGCTAAAAAAAGGTCCTCACTATAATTCAGTTTTAAAAATAGGCAGCCCAAACTGTGTTGATTGCCATGGTGACCACAATATACAGCAGTCAACGTATCACATTATTACCGATAAAACATGTTCAAGCTGTCATAGTGTTGAATATTCACGTGAACTGGTAAATTCCATTATTACAATTGAGAAGAATATTGAAGATATTGAAAAGTCGTTGGAATACATGAATGAACGAAATGTTGAAACTAAAGAAATGACAGTGCGATATCAAGAGCTTAAAAGTTATTTTCATCAGCTGGTGCATGTCTTTTCACAACAGGAGATAGATTTTACTAAAAAGTTAGTTGAAGTTGAAATAGAATATCTTGACAAAGAGCTACAAAGTAAAATATCTTCTATTAAGCGTCTTGACCTCATTTATATTTTAACCAGTGCATTCAGTATTGGTGTTATTATTACATTTACTGCATATATTGCACTTATCAGACGAAGGCGTGCAAAGATACAAAAGGACTTCATATCACGGTAAAATTCAGATACAAAATTATGGCAGATAGTTATTTTGAAAGATTTAAATGCTGGTATCTTTTCAATACCGAAAAAATTAAATATGTTGGTAAAAAAAATGAAAAGCATGCATGCATACTATGCGCAATACGTGACCATGCAGAAGATGTGGTAAGTCTTGAAATACATCGTACCGATACATTTATTGTTTCGGTAAATTTATATCCTTTTAATCCAGGCCATTGCATGATATTTCCTTTGCAACATAGAGAAAATTTGCATGATTTATCTGATGATGATGTTTTAGCACTACACAGGTTAACAATAAAAACTATAGATATATTAAAAGAAGAATTCAAACCATCAGGGTTTAATGTTGGGTATAATTTGGGCTCGTGGAGTGGGGCAAGTATACCTCATATACACCTGCATATTGTTCCACGTTTTCCTAATGAATTAGGATTTCTTGATGTGGTTTCACATACACGGGTTATGGTAGTTGATCCCCATGATGTATGTGAAAGATTAAAAAAAAGATTTAATAATATCAAGTAGCAATTCCTTAAAAAATATTTTTTGATAGTATACTATAAACCACACACCTTTGTCAGCTTGTGATTATTCTATATTTTACTTATTGCCTTGCTGTTTCTTCTGCTTCAAGAAGCAATTCTATATCTTTTTTATTTAATTTTATTGTGAAAGGTTCCCCGCACATGGGACATGTTCCACTATTAATGCCTATGGAAAGCTCACTAATTTTTAAATGTAATTTTGAACCACACAGTAAACACGTAAAATCACCAGCGCGCATCTGATGGGGAAGCATATAAACCTCCTTTTGGGAAATATCACTTTATGTTACCTACCAGAGACTATCACCCTTCATTGTATAAAAAACCACTTGAAATTTATAAAATGGTTGTCAAGTATTTTGTAAAATATACAATTATAATAATTAATTCCAGCAATTAATTGTATTAAAATAAAAAGAGGTGATACAATGACAAAGTTTAGAAAAATCACTCTAACGTTACTGGTTATTAGCAGTATTATTGCATTAATAATTATTTTTGATGGCGAGTTACTGAAAAAGTTTTTTGTGTTGAAATCCGTAAGAGTTGTGACACAGAGCGAGATTAAGCGTATGGAAGAAGAATTATCTGAACTTACGTCAAAAAGTGCAACAAATCCCGAAGTAGTTAACAAGATTGGTGTATTGTATCAAAACTTAGGTAGCAAATATAATGAAAAAGGAGCATGGGATCCGGCCATTGATGCATTGCAAAAAGCTTTAGGGTATGGAAGGAATAATCCACTTGTCCACTATCAATTGGCAATTGCGTATGCAAACAGGGGAACACAGTTAGAAAATAAAGATGACATAGACAAAGCACAAATTCATT
This genomic interval from Spirochaetota bacterium contains the following:
- a CDS encoding tetratricopeptide repeat protein, whose product is MTKFRKITLTLLVISSIIALIIIFDGELLKKFFVLKSVRVVTQSEIKRMEEELSELTSKSATNPEVVNKIGVLYQNLGSKYNEKGAWDPAIDALQKALGYGRNNPLVHYQLAIAYANRGTQLENKDDIDKAQIHYEKALQMDPNFIEAKYGLAILLFYQKDNRSKAVQMMEEITKQKPTFYRARFALGRFYYENKDLTKSLSVYQDLYTDLEKMDSPLAKEYKQACKENIQRITTELAR
- a CDS encoding HIT domain-containing protein, yielding MADSYFERFKCWYLFNTEKIKYVGKKNEKHACILCAIRDHAEDVVSLEIHRTDTFIVSVNLYPFNPGHCMIFPLQHRENLHDLSDDDVLALHRLTIKTIDILKEEFKPSGFNVGYNLGSWSGASIPHIHLHIVPRFPNELGFLDVVSHTRVMVVDPHDVCERLKKRFNNIK
- a CDS encoding multiheme c-type cytochrome, with amino-acid sequence MKRIYTIILIFAIVLLTFYIAFAQKIMGDSSHKKNYCIECHIKLNGKPRAVVLEWENSIHAKNNLECQMCHGGNPDVDDAKAAKDKKTNFLGKPRKKDIPEFCGREGCHNQALAQLKKGPHYNSVLKIGSPNCVDCHGDHNIQQSTYHIITDKTCSSCHSVEYSRELVNSIITIEKNIEDIEKSLEYMNERNVETKEMTVRYQELKSYFHQLVHVFSQQEIDFTKKLVEVEIEYLDKELQSKISSIKRLDLIYILTSAFSIGVIITFTAYIALIRRRRAKIQKDFISR
- a CDS encoding phosphatidylglycerophosphatase A gives rise to the protein MNWKEFLFTGLYTGYFPKGSGTVGALLALLLYVILHQLCGRYGIVANVILVAILTYPAIKLGDDAEIYFAQKDPQEVVLDEMLGFWVTMSFHPFSWSAAVLGFFFFRLFDIIKPFPIRKLEHLRGGLGIMIDDMIAGVYANITIAIIMVVMKVYGIVLV